GTCTTGCGGGCGGATTACAACATGCTTCTCGCCAAGGATGGGGAGCAGGCGCACGACCTGTTGCTGGAACACAGGAACAACATTTCGCTTGTATTGCTCGATGCGAGCCTCCCGAAGATGGACGGGTTCAAGCTTATCCAGGAATTTCAGGGGAGTGGGCGCGACATGCAGATACCCTTTGTCGTGATGACGGATAACCTGGAACTTGCGAAGGAAAGCATCCGCCTGGGCGCATACCAGTTTATCCTCAAGCCTATTACAGACAAGGGAATGATAAAGGCGAAGATTTCGGGCGCAATCAAGAATGCGGAAGTGTTGCACCAGGTGGCGTTGAACTACATGGAATACGTTCCCGGAGGTGTCATTCTTATCAATGTCATGACGGGCAAGATTCTTTACGTGAACGCCCGAGCGCTCGATATATTCGAATGCGAAAGTGCAGAACAGTTCCGTGATTTTGTTGGGGCGAATTTCAGAAATGCTATTTTGCCCGAGGATTATGCGAAAGTTGGCGAGGAACTTAAGGAACAGTTCCAGAAGGATAGCGGCCTGACAAAGCAAATCTCTTACCGCACGAAAACCGGCAAGGGAAACATCAAGCGCATATACCATGTGGGCCGCGTCTATAAGGATACGCCCTATGGCCACATATTCTCGGCGTTTGTCTCGGAAGACGATATCGCGATGAAGAATTACTTTACCCGTAAGGACGCCTTCGCGAAGTTCCTTGCGTCGGGCGAGGCGACTCACACGAAGTCGTACGATATGGGGTACAAGGGATTCCTATTCTGGAACCTGACGAAGAACTCCCCGGTGCTCCGGATGGACGGCGTATCGTATATCCCCAAGGAAATGGCCGAAACGTACACCTACGAAACGCACTACAGCTACCTGAGTTCCCTGATGCTGAAGAGCGAAGACAATGTACGCAACGCGATGGACTATACCCGCGAACGGCTGATTCTCGATTACTTGAACAAGTGCATGGTGCACCCGCTCGACATAAGCTACGACATAGACGGCTACCAGTTTACCATCCGTTCAACCTTCGACATGATGATGGACCCGGATTCGGGCGACATTATCCTGAAGCTCGTGAACGAATGCATAAAGACGACGAAGGGCGGGTAGGGCCGTTGGCTTCGGGTTTGCTAATTTTGGAAAAATGTTGTGCTGAAATAGTTCCAAATAAATTTGGAATAAAGGAAAAACCCCGGTTCATCACCGAGGTCCTTTAATTTCATGGATTGACGGCTTTGCCGTCCGTGGCTACGGCTCACCAATAAAAATATGCTAGCATATTTTTGCTGGATTCGCCTTGCACACTATTCTATCGGAGCTTCGCTCCTCCAGAATGACACCAGGGCGCGCGAACGCCCTGCCGTCAATTAAGCCTTCCTGTAGCTCTCCATCGCTTCCACGTTCACGCTCTTCACGAAGTTGTAGTGTTTGGCGACTTCGGCTTCGGCGATGTTCAGGTACACCTTCATGCTCTTTTCGAACAGTTCCGGTGCCTTGGTGGCGTCGCGGAGGAGCAACTGGCTCATCACGCAGTTGGCGGCGAGTTCGTACAAGTGACGGCTGCAGAGGTCGGTGAACTCGTTGTTGTTCGCGGCCTTCACAGTTTCGATAGCTTCGTTGAACTTCGCGTCCATGGCCTTAGCGCGGGCCTTGAGGCTCTCGTATTCGGCGGCCACTTCGCCCGCTTCCAGTTCCTCGAGCATCTGGCTGTAGGTGCCGGTGGTGATGTGCGGGAGGGCGGCAACCGTCTGCAGCTGCGTCGTGCCTTCGTAAATGGAGGTGATGCGTGCATCGCGGTAGAGGCGCTGGCAAGCGTATTCGAGCATGTAGCCGGAACCGCCGTGCACCTGGATGCTGTCGTAGGCGTTCAAGTTGGCGTATTCGGAGTTCATACCCTTCGCAAGCGGCGTGCAAGCACTGGCGAGCTTCTGGTAGAGCTTGAGTTCTGCCTTCTCCTCGTCGGTGAGCTTGCGGGTGCGCTCGATGTCCTCGAGGCCCTTGTAGATATCTACATAGCGGGCTGTCTGGTACAGGAGTGCGCGGCCAGCATCGAGGCGTGCCTTGATGTTGGAAATCATCTCGTAGACGGCCGGGAAGTTCACGATGGCCTGGCCGAATTGCTTGCGGTCCTTGGCGTAGGCGAGAGCTTCGTTGTATGCCATCTGGCTGATACCCACGGACTGAGCGGCAATGCCGAGGCGGGCACCGTTCATGAGGGCCATCACGTACTTGATGAGACCGAACTTGCGGCGGCCGCAGAGTTCCGCCTTCGCGTTCTTATAGACAAGTTCGCAGGTCGGGCTTCCGTGGATGCCGAGCTTGTTCTCGATACGGCGCACGTTCACGCCGCCGTCGCGCTTGTCGTAGATGAACATCGAAAGGCCGCGACCGTCGTGGGTGCCTTCTTCGGAGCGGGCGAGCACCAGGTGGATGTCGCTGTCGCCGTTGGTGATGAAGCGCTTCACGCCGTTCAGGTACCAGCACTTGTCGGCTTCGCTGTAGGTGGCCTTGAGCATCACGCGCTGCAGGTCGGAACCGGCATCGGGTTCGGTCAAGTCCATCGACATCGTCTCGCCGGCGCACACGCGCGGGATAAAGCGGGAACGCTGGTCCTCGTCGCCGAATTCATACAAGGTCTCGATGCAGTCCTGCAACGACCAGATGTTCTCGAAACCGGCGTCCGCAGAGGCAATCATTTCGTTGATGGCCGTGTAGGCGGTAATCGGGAAGTTGAGACCGCCGAAGCGGCGCGGCATGGTCACGCCATTGAGGCCAGCCTTGCGGGTGGCTTCCAGGTTCTCGTAGGTCTTGCTTGCGTAGCGCACGCGGCCGTCTTCGCAGTGGGGGCCTTCGGCGTCCACGTCTTCGGAGTTCGGGAAGATGGTGTTCGCGGTGATGTCGCCTGCGACTTCGAGCACGCGGTTGTAGCTGTCTATCGCGTCGGCGTAGTCTTCCGGCGCGTAGTCAAAGCTGTCCTTGTCGGCGTAGCCGTTTTCCTTGAGCTCCACGATGCGCTGCATCAAAGGAGAACTTTCAAGGTTGAACTTAATCTCTGGATGGTCTGTGTAAAAATTCGCCATAACGCCTACTTGTTGTTTGCCTTGTAATACTTGATCATCTTCGGGATGACCTCTTCGACGGTGCCGTTGATCACGTAGTCAGCGATAGCGTTGATCGGGGCGTCGGGGTCGGAGTTCACGGAGATGATGATTCCTGAATCCTGCATGCCGGCGAGGTGCTGAATCTGGCCGGAGATACCGCAGGCGATATACACCTTCGGGCGTACGGTCACGCCGGTCTGGCCAATCTGGCGGTCATGATCGGCAAAGCCCGCGTCGATAGCGGCACGGCTTGCGCCCACTTCGGCGTGGAGTTCCTTCGCCAGTTCGAACAGCATGTCGAAGTTTTCCTTGGAGCCCATGCCGTAACCACCGGCCACCACGATGGGTGCGCCCTTGAGGTTGTGCTTGGCCTTTTCCACATGGCGTTCGAGCACCTTGACCACGTATTCCGTTTCCGGCACGTACTTGGCCACGTCGTGCTTGATGACTTCGCCCTTGTAGTTCGGGTCCACGATTTCCTTCTTCATCACGCCTTCGCGCACCGTCGCCATCTGCGGGCGGTGCTCCGGGTTCACAATCGTTGCGACGATGTTGCCGCCGAATGCCGGGCGAATCTGGCAGAGCTGGTTTTCGTAGAACTTCTTCACGCCGCCGATGCTCATTTCGAAGCTGTCGATTTCGAGTTCGGTACAGTCGGCGGTAAGGCCGCTGTGCATGGCGCTAGAAATGCGCGGGCCGAGGTCACGGCCAATCACCGTTGCACCGAGCAGGCAAATCTGCGGCTGCTCTTCCTTGAAGAGGTTCACCACGAGCGATGCGTGCGGGTTGGTGGTGTAGGGGAAGAGCCCTTCGGCGTCGAACACATGGACCTTGTCCACACCGTAGGGGAACACCTGCTTTTCAATTCCGTCGAGGCCCTTGCCTGCGCAGATGCATTCGAGCTGAACGCCGAGCGTGTTGGCGAGCTTGCGGCCCTTGGACAAAAGTTCGAGGGAAACATCGACAACGGTCGTGCCCTCAATTTCGCAATATACAAATACGTTATTCATAGGCTAGCCAATAATCTTCCCGTCTAAAAGTTCCTTGATAAGTCCTTCGACGTCGGCGTCGCTTGCGGTGAGCGTGCGGCTTTCCTTCGCCTTGAACACGATGTTCTTGACAGCCTTCACGTTCGTCGGCGAACCGGCCTTACCGATCTGGGCAGGGTCTGCGTCGATGTCGGCGGCACCCCACTGCGGAATGTTCAGGTAGGGCTTCTTCGCGATGAGGGCTTCATACTTTTCGGCATCTTCCGGCTTGCGTTCGGCAACCACAGTCGCGTTCTTGAACTTCATGAGGCGCTTCGCGTTGCGCGGACGGCACGGGGCCGCACTTCCGTTCACGGTCACGACCAGCGGGAGCGGTGCTTCCACCGTTTCCACACCACCGTCGATGTGGCGGCGGATCACGACCTTGCGGGCCTTCTCGTCGAGACTCAAAATTTCTTCGGCGTAGGTCACCTGGGTGAGGCCCAGCTTTTCTGCAATCTGCGGACCGACCTGTGCGGTATCGCCGTCGATAGCCTGGCGGCCACCGAGAATGATGTCGTAGTCGCCAATCTTCTTGACGGCCTGGGCGAGCGTGTAGCTCGTAGCGAGCGTGTCAGCACCACCGAGCGGGCGGTCCGTCACCACGAAACCCTCGTCGGCACCGCGGTACAGAGCTTCGCGGACGACTTCGGCAGACTTCGGGAGACCCATCGTCAGCACAGAGATGGTGGAACCCGGGAACTGGTCCTTCAAACGAAGGGCTTGCTCCAGGGCGTTCAGGTCTTCGGGGTTGAAGACCGCGGGCAATGCGGCACGATTGATGGTTCCCTGCTCCGTCATGGCATCGGGGCCCACGTTTCGTGTATCAGGTACTTGCTTAGCAAGCACAACGATTTTAAGACTCATTATATCCTTATAGTGTTGAATTTACGTTTTATGTTTTGCTGTGTACAAGATAGAAATTATCGGGTGCCTCGCCCCGACCTCCAGTAGAGGTCTTTCCCACGTCATCTCCGCATAAGAAAATTGACGTTTTTTTTGTAATAAAATCGCTGACCGGCGTTTTTGTCCCCCGTTTCGACCTATTGCGCCAAAATACCTGTCGGGCGTATATTTGTGGCATGAATGCCCGCCTGTCAATGAATGAATTTACATCTTGCACACTTAAACTTGAAAATAAGTGTGTGAGTTGTGTTTACTTTTTACACGAAAAGATGTATATTTTCGTTATAAAAGTAAACTTTCGCGGGGGTAGTATCATGAAAAAAGCAATTTTAGATGCGGCAAAAAGGAACGGAGATATGTTGACTACGGCGCAGGCCGTTCGTTATGGAATCTCAAAGACCATGCTTGCTAAATACGTTGAGCAAAATAAACTAATCCGTGTTAGGCACGGCCTGTATGCCTTGCCAGACTCAATTATTGACGATGTGTTTGCGTTGCACTTGCAAAATCCGAATATAGTTTTTTCGCATGAAAGTGCTCTTTTTTTGAACGGCCTTGCCGAAAGGACTCCTTTCAAACAATCGGTGACTGTTCCGTCCAATAGGGTTCTTCCAAAACCCGTCAAGGAACAGTGCTCATGCTTTTACATCCGGCCAATTTATTTCAAATTAGGCCTAACCCGTCGCAAAACGACGTTCGGAAACGATGTCCCCTGTTATGATGCCGAACGGACAGTTTGCGATATTGTTCGGAGCCGTCGACGCATCGACGAAGAAACGGTTGTTGCCGCTATAAAAAACTATGCGCGTTCCGTTCAGAAAGATTTGTTTAAACTCTACGAATATTCAACCACAATGTCTATTTATCCGACAATAAAACAGTACATGGAGGTGCTTATTTGAAACAACGTACTCCGAATGCGACTCGGCTTAAGGCTAAAATAAATGCTTATGCAAAATACAATGCAATTTCTGCGCAAGTTGTTATGCAGAATTTTATGTTTGAACGACTTGCCGAAAGAATCGCTCGCTCAAGATATGCATCAAACTTTGTAATCAAAGGTGGTTTGCTTTTATCCTTAATTCTTGGTTTGGATAAACGTACAACGATGGATATCGATACGACAATCGTCAACTATCCGATGTCCTATGATAAAATTATTGAAGCGATGCAGGAAATTATAAAGATTGATTTGAATGATTGTGTTACGTTTGAAATTGTATCTTCGGATGCTATAAGAAAAGATGATGCCTATGGTGGATATTGTTTGAGAATGAATGCTTTTTTTGAATCTGTAGTGACGCCTCTTTTTATTGATATTACGACAGGCGATTCAATTGTTCCGGCGCCAGCAATATTTGGATATAGAAAAATTTTTTCTGATGAACTTTTCCTTGTGTATTCTTACCCCATTGAAACGGTGCTGGCTGAAAAGCTGGAAACCATCGTGACGAGGGGCGCGTTCAATACACGCCCGCGCGATTACTATGATGTTCACATGCTGACAAAGTCTGTTGGGTTTGATGTCGAAACGTTGAAGCGCGCCTTGCTTGCTACCTCGAAACACCGCCAAACGATGGATATTGTGACGCAGGAATATGCTCAGCGTTTGAATGTTATCTCACAAAGCGACAATGTTCGCCGCTTATGGGAAAAGTATTGCAAAACATTTAATTATGCCAAGGGGATTCCGTTTGAAACGGTCGTGGGATCGGTGCGGAACCTGCTCAATAGCGTCCTGGCATAGCGATTTCTATTTTGCCACTTCCACGTAAACGCCCTTGGGCAGGTCGGGGAGGGTGCCGTTGGCGTTGCGCACCCCTACGGGCTGGCCGAGCACGTTGAATATCCTGTTCCCGGGCTTGCCGTGGCGAGCCTTCTCTATATTGCGGATGATGGTGGTGCCGCCTTCGATTGTCACCTTGATTTCGAAGGTGACCTGCTTGCTCCCGTAAACGAGAGCCTGCCTTACGGTGAAGGTGTCCCCGCCCTTGACCTTGTTCGGCATGTGGCCGATTTTCGTGGTCATGGTCGAAAGGTCTATGTTGGAGAATACGATGCTCGTGCCGTTCGGGTCCCAGGTCGCGATTTTGCCGCCATTGTCGAACCAGTGGCCGGTGCCTTCGCCGGTCGTTTGGCTGTTGAGCGTTCCGTCGGGTTCCACTCCGTAGAATTCTACTTTGTCTTCAATTTCGGTTCGCTTGATTCCGAAGATGCTCGCAACTTCATTGCCGTTCAGGTCGAGCGTTACGGGCGCATAGCTGTCACTTATCGGGAGCGTCGTTTCGAGCGCGATTTTCTGGACGGTGATTTCGACAGAACTGCTGGATGCAGGCTCCGACGAACTGGACGAAGGCTCGGAGCAGTTCTCGCCGATGCAGAACGTGAGCGTCTCTCCGGGCGTCCCGATGTCGGTGATTTTCAATCCCGTCTTGGAACCGTTATACCAGCGGATAGCGGGGTAGGCGTCATCTGAAAATTCCGCGTAGGTTCCGCTCTTGAAGAACGTGTTGGCGGTGCTGCCCGGGCTTGGCCACTGGTCGCCGGGATTGTCGCTCGATTTTCCTGCAGCGCTGGCATGCACGATTCGGAGTCCGATTTTGTCTGCAGCGGAATTGCCTTCAATCGAAAAGTCGTAATGCTGCATCAAGAGCCCGCTCCCAGCGAGTACCTTGTTGCGGCCCGTGTTGCGTACGTAAGACCAAACTAAACCTTCCTGGTTCGGCCTTGCGGGGTTCTTGTAGCGGTAGCAGAATTCGCCAGGCCTGGAAACTTCAAGGCTTGTTACGTTGTTTACATCGTCGCTCGTGATGTCCACGAACGGAATCCAGCCCTGGTCCGCACGGTAGAAGTCGTTTATCGCCACCGGGTTCAGGTCGTTCGCGCGGTTACCCATGGTACAGTAGTCGCCGTACCAGTAGAGGTCCGGCCAGCCGAAAATCATGTGCCCGCTTTCGTGCACGAATACGTAAATGGAGAACTTGCCGGGCATGTCCGTCATCTGGTGGTGCGTGA
This genomic interval from Fibrobacter sp. UWR3 contains the following:
- a CDS encoding M6 family metalloprotease domain-containing protein, which encodes MKNRIPFFGLIALMLPAMAFADIVYQGKRVQAWPAEAMPTFNNRTLMKTTAVTTKSHYAAPKGKIYSLTLLVDFSDKPAPVTVDEVEEWLNKEGFNRDGCNGSVRDYYLDVSNGQLDLTNEVYGWYRAKHPKSWYEGLQGYSGSDSLMKEVFEYFDPQVDFSRYDNDKDGTTEAINIVYAGPGQTWGQGLWPHSGWSNERRDGVKLTHHQMTDMPGKFSIYVFVHESGHMIFGWPDLYWYGDYCTMGNRANDLNPVAINDFYRADQGWIPFVDITSDDVNNVTSLEVSRPGEFCYRYKNPARPNQEGLVWSYVRNTGRNKVLAGSGLLMQHYDFSIEGNSAADKIGLRIVHASAAGKSSDNPGDQWPSPGSTANTFFKSGTYAEFSDDAYPAIRWYNGSKTGLKITDIGTPGETLTFCIGENCSEPSSSSSEPASSSSVEITVQKIALETTLPISDSYAPVTLDLNGNEVASIFGIKRTEIEDKVEFYGVEPDGTLNSQTTGEGTGHWFDNGGKIATWDPNGTSIVFSNIDLSTMTTKIGHMPNKVKGGDTFTVRQALVYGSKQVTFEIKVTIEGGTTIIRNIEKARHGKPGNRIFNVLGQPVGVRNANGTLPDLPKGVYVEVAK
- a CDS encoding electron transfer flavoprotein subunit alpha/FixB family protein; the encoded protein is MNNVFVYCEIEGTTVVDVSLELLSKGRKLANTLGVQLECICAGKGLDGIEKQVFPYGVDKVHVFDAEGLFPYTTNPHASLVVNLFKEEQPQICLLGATVIGRDLGPRISSAMHSGLTADCTELEIDSFEMSIGGVKKFYENQLCQIRPAFGGNIVATIVNPEHRPQMATVREGVMKKEIVDPNYKGEVIKHDVAKYVPETEYVVKVLERHVEKAKHNLKGAPIVVAGGYGMGSKENFDMLFELAKELHAEVGASRAAIDAGFADHDRQIGQTGVTVRPKVYIACGISGQIQHLAGMQDSGIIISVNSDPDAPINAIADYVINGTVEEVIPKMIKYYKANNK
- a CDS encoding type IV toxin-antitoxin system AbiEi family antitoxin domain-containing protein; amino-acid sequence: MKKAILDAAKRNGDMLTTAQAVRYGISKTMLAKYVEQNKLIRVRHGLYALPDSIIDDVFALHLQNPNIVFSHESALFLNGLAERTPFKQSVTVPSNRVLPKPVKEQCSCFYIRPIYFKLGLTRRKTTFGNDVPCYDAERTVCDIVRSRRRIDEETVVAAIKNYARSVQKDLFKLYEYSTTMSIYPTIKQYMEVLI
- a CDS encoding nucleotidyl transferase AbiEii/AbiGii toxin family protein produces the protein MKQRTPNATRLKAKINAYAKYNAISAQVVMQNFMFERLAERIARSRYASNFVIKGGLLLSLILGLDKRTTMDIDTTIVNYPMSYDKIIEAMQEIIKIDLNDCVTFEIVSSDAIRKDDAYGGYCLRMNAFFESVVTPLFIDITTGDSIVPAPAIFGYRKIFSDELFLVYSYPIETVLAEKLETIVTRGAFNTRPRDYYDVHMLTKSVGFDVETLKRALLATSKHRQTMDIVTQEYAQRLNVISQSDNVRRLWEKYCKTFNYAKGIPFETVVGSVRNLLNSVLA
- a CDS encoding acyl-CoA dehydrogenase family protein: MANFYTDHPEIKFNLESSPLMQRIVELKENGYADKDSFDYAPEDYADAIDSYNRVLEVAGDITANTIFPNSEDVDAEGPHCEDGRVRYASKTYENLEATRKAGLNGVTMPRRFGGLNFPITAYTAINEMIASADAGFENIWSLQDCIETLYEFGDEDQRSRFIPRVCAGETMSMDLTEPDAGSDLQRVMLKATYSEADKCWYLNGVKRFITNGDSDIHLVLARSEEGTHDGRGLSMFIYDKRDGGVNVRRIENKLGIHGSPTCELVYKNAKAELCGRRKFGLIKYVMALMNGARLGIAAQSVGISQMAYNEALAYAKDRKQFGQAIVNFPAVYEMISNIKARLDAGRALLYQTARYVDIYKGLEDIERTRKLTDEEKAELKLYQKLASACTPLAKGMNSEYANLNAYDSIQVHGGSGYMLEYACQRLYRDARITSIYEGTTQLQTVAALPHITTGTYSQMLEELEAGEVAAEYESLKARAKAMDAKFNEAIETVKAANNNEFTDLCSRHLYELAANCVMSQLLLRDATKAPELFEKSMKVYLNIAEAEVAKHYNFVKSVNVEAMESYRKA
- a CDS encoding electron transfer flavoprotein subunit beta/FixA family protein, with protein sequence MSLKIVVLAKQVPDTRNVGPDAMTEQGTINRAALPAVFNPEDLNALEQALRLKDQFPGSTISVLTMGLPKSAEVVREALYRGADEGFVVTDRPLGGADTLATSYTLAQAVKKIGDYDIILGGRQAIDGDTAQVGPQIAEKLGLTQVTYAEEILSLDEKARKVVIRRHIDGGVETVEAPLPLVVTVNGSAAPCRPRNAKRLMKFKNATVVAERKPEDAEKYEALIAKKPYLNIPQWGAADIDADPAQIGKAGSPTNVKAVKNIVFKAKESRTLTASDADVEGLIKELLDGKIIG